In Burkholderiales bacterium, the following are encoded in one genomic region:
- a CDS encoding insulinase family protein has translation MLRSLLARLAFVVAFAPALSFAQLPPGVTQGVTVEGVTQYKLDNGLEVLLFPDASKPVTTVNVTYKVGSRHENYGETGMAHLLEHLTFLGTTSIDNIWKEFGKRGIEFNGTTFFDRTNYFESFPANEESLAFALKAEAERMSGALIRKSSLDTEMTVVRNEFESGENNPLLVLWQKMQAAAYDWHNYGKSTIGARSDIENVDIERLRAFYRTYYQPDNAVLIVAGKFDPASTLAAIAKEFGGIPKPTRALPRLYTSEPTSDGGHTVTVRRVGSAQYVGALFRVMQGAHPDYAAMEALGEIMTTEPAGRLYQALVETRKATSVQNWSFATYDPGPAIFFAQVAVGESVDPAREAMLATLFGVKDRPITQAELDRVRTKYLKAFDETINNPQAFGRDLSEWIALGDWRTFFLHRDRWRKLTPADVTRVAAEWIKPSNMTLGTFVPDAKPDRAPATASIDVGAMVAGYKGDAPVAAGEAFDPTPANLEARTERVRLDNGMTLALLPKKTRGEVVRFSLRMRFGDEASLEGTSTAASLAGSMLALGTTAHPRQAFDDALDALKSKVAFGGGATSASASGETVRGNLGATLKLVAEALRTPAFDAGEYDKLVRASLASIEKSRSDPQAIAGRAFNRHVKPFPPGDVRETPTFDEQIARLEAAKLDDAKAFHAKFYGASNAELAIVGDFDPAEAKALAAQLFGSWRSPQPYARVPDPFQATKPVIETIETPDKANAVLVGGMTIAMSDRSPDYASMLVAERILGGAPESRLFTVVRQQMGLSYGVGSFLDEGRLDDNSTLGLYAIYAPQNVARVKAAIADQVRLALDKGFTAEEVDNAKRALLEERFSARAQDGVVASSLVSQAYLGRTWQFSADIDRAIGAVSVDTANAALRKYLKPDGLATFVAGDFTKK, from the coding sequence ATGCTCCGTTCGCTCCTCGCCCGCCTTGCGTTCGTCGTCGCGTTCGCGCCCGCGCTCTCGTTCGCCCAGCTCCCGCCGGGCGTCACGCAAGGCGTCACGGTCGAGGGCGTCACCCAGTACAAGCTCGACAACGGCCTCGAGGTGCTGCTGTTCCCCGACGCCAGCAAACCCGTCACCACCGTCAACGTCACCTACAAGGTCGGCTCGCGCCACGAGAACTACGGCGAGACCGGCATGGCGCACCTGCTCGAGCACCTGACCTTCCTCGGCACGACGTCGATCGACAACATCTGGAAGGAGTTCGGCAAGCGCGGCATCGAGTTCAACGGCACCACGTTCTTCGACCGCACCAACTACTTCGAATCGTTCCCGGCGAACGAGGAGAGCCTCGCGTTCGCGCTCAAGGCCGAGGCCGAGCGCATGTCCGGCGCGCTGATCCGCAAGTCGTCGCTCGACACCGAGATGACCGTCGTGCGCAACGAGTTCGAGAGCGGCGAGAACAACCCGCTGCTCGTGCTGTGGCAGAAGATGCAGGCGGCGGCCTACGACTGGCACAACTACGGCAAGTCGACGATCGGTGCGCGTTCCGACATCGAGAACGTCGACATCGAGCGGCTGCGCGCGTTCTACCGCACCTACTACCAGCCGGACAACGCGGTGCTGATCGTCGCGGGCAAGTTCGACCCCGCCTCGACGCTCGCCGCGATCGCGAAGGAGTTCGGGGGCATCCCGAAGCCCACGCGCGCGCTCCCGCGCCTGTACACCTCGGAGCCGACCAGCGACGGCGGCCACACGGTCACCGTGCGGCGGGTCGGCAGCGCGCAGTACGTCGGCGCGCTGTTCCGCGTGATGCAGGGCGCGCATCCCGACTACGCGGCGATGGAGGCGCTGGGCGAGATCATGACGACCGAGCCCGCGGGCCGCCTCTACCAGGCGCTGGTCGAGACGCGCAAGGCCACTTCCGTGCAGAACTGGAGCTTCGCCACCTACGACCCGGGCCCGGCGATCTTCTTCGCCCAGGTGGCCGTGGGCGAGAGCGTGGATCCGGCCCGCGAGGCGATGCTCGCGACGCTCTTCGGCGTCAAGGATCGCCCGATCACGCAGGCCGAGCTCGACCGCGTCCGCACCAAGTACCTGAAGGCGTTCGACGAGACGATCAACAACCCGCAGGCGTTCGGCCGCGACCTCTCCGAGTGGATCGCGCTCGGCGACTGGCGCACGTTCTTCCTGCACCGGGACCGCTGGCGCAAGCTCACGCCCGCCGACGTCACGCGGGTCGCCGCCGAGTGGATCAAGCCGTCGAACATGACGCTCGGCACCTTCGTCCCCGACGCGAAGCCCGACCGCGCGCCCGCCACCGCGTCGATCGACGTCGGCGCGATGGTCGCGGGCTACAAGGGCGACGCCCCGGTGGCCGCGGGCGAGGCGTTCGACCCCACGCCCGCCAACCTCGAGGCACGCACCGAACGCGTCAGGCTCGACAACGGCATGACGCTCGCGCTGCTGCCGAAGAAGACGCGCGGCGAAGTCGTGCGCTTCTCGCTGCGGATGCGCTTCGGCGACGAAGCGTCGCTCGAGGGCACGTCGACCGCGGCCTCGCTCGCGGGTTCGATGCTCGCGCTGGGGACCACGGCGCATCCGCGCCAGGCGTTCGACGACGCGCTCGATGCGCTCAAGTCGAAAGTCGCCTTCGGCGGCGGCGCGACCTCGGCCTCCGCCTCGGGCGAAACGGTCCGCGGCAACCTCGGCGCCACGCTGAAGCTCGTGGCCGAGGCGTTGCGAACGCCCGCCTTCGACGCGGGCGAATACGACAAGCTGGTACGCGCGTCGCTCGCGTCGATCGAGAAGTCGCGCTCCGACCCGCAGGCGATCGCCGGGCGCGCGTTCAACCGGCACGTGAAGCCGTTCCCGCCCGGCGACGTGCGCGAGACGCCGACCTTCGACGAGCAGATCGCGCGCCTCGAGGCGGCGAAGCTCGACGACGCGAAGGCGTTCCACGCGAAGTTCTACGGTGCGTCGAACGCCGAACTCGCCATCGTCGGCGATTTCGATCCGGCGGAGGCGAAGGCGCTCGCCGCGCAGCTCTTCGGCTCGTGGCGAAGCCCGCAGCCCTACGCGCGCGTCCCCGATCCCTTCCAGGCGACGAAGCCGGTCATCGAGACGATCGAGACCCCGGACAAGGCGAACGCGGTGCTGGTCGGCGGCATGACGATCGCGATGTCGGATCGCTCGCCCGACTACGCCTCGATGCTCGTCGCCGAGCGCATCCTCGGCGGCGCGCCGGAGTCGCGCCTCTTCACCGTCGTCCGCCAGCAGATGGGACTCTCCTACGGCGTCGGATCGTTCCTCGACGAGGGACGCCTCGACGACAACTCGACGCTCGGCCTGTACGCGATCTACGCGCCGCAGAACGTGGCCCGCGTGAAGGCGGCGATCGCCGATCAGGTGCGGCTCGCGCTCGACAAGGGTTTCACCGCGGAGGAAGTCGACAACGCGAAGCGCGCGCTGCTCGAGGAACGCTTCAGCGCGCGCGCGCAGGACGGCGTGGTCGCGTCCTCGCTCGTGTCGCAGGCGTACCTCGGCCGCACCTGGCAGTTCTCGGCGGACATCGACCGCGCGATCGGCGCGGTGAGCGTCGACACCGCGAACGCGGCGCTGCGCAAGTACCTGAAGCCCGACGGCCTCGCGACCTTCGTGGCGGGGGACTTCACGAAGAAGTGA
- a CDS encoding DedA family protein, which yields MDILQAFIEHYGYLAVFLGCVVEGETVLVLAGFAAHLGYLSLPTVIGVAAVAGFAGDQALYAIGRRWGDAFFRRFPRVAAARPYAQRFLDRYGAWAAFGVRFLVGMRIAGAVSIGAARFPRARFAAANAAGAIVWAVAVAFAGYVFGSAFTLVLERARHVELAAFVALALIGGVIVVLTRRRRRRRWLSAR from the coding sequence GTGGACATCCTGCAGGCGTTCATCGAGCACTACGGCTATCTCGCCGTGTTCCTCGGCTGTGTCGTCGAAGGGGAAACGGTGCTCGTGCTGGCCGGCTTCGCCGCCCATCTCGGCTACCTGTCGCTGCCTACGGTGATCGGCGTCGCGGCCGTCGCCGGATTCGCCGGCGACCAGGCGCTCTACGCGATCGGACGGCGTTGGGGCGACGCGTTCTTCCGCCGCTTCCCGCGCGTCGCCGCCGCGCGACCGTACGCGCAGCGCTTCCTCGACCGCTACGGCGCCTGGGCCGCGTTCGGTGTCCGCTTCCTCGTCGGCATGCGCATCGCCGGCGCGGTGTCGATCGGCGCGGCGCGGTTCCCGAGGGCGCGATTCGCGGCGGCCAACGCCGCCGGCGCGATCGTCTGGGCCGTCGCCGTCGCCTTTGCAGGCTACGTCTTCGGCAGCGCCTTCACGCTCGTCCTCGAGCGGGCGCGCCACGTCGAACTGGCGGCCTTCGTCGCACTCGCGCTGATCGGAGGCGTGATCGTCGTCCTGACCCGCCGCCGGCGCCGCCGGCGCTGGCTCTCGGCGCGCTAG
- a CDS encoding MFS transporter gives MSPPPPPTSHTTAAPAAPLGSVSAAAAGATAPSSPLHVAHASHTGAVALLLNVAHALDHLMLLVFATAVGAIAVDFGISRWEDLMPFATGAFVLFGLGSLPAGRLGDHWGRRAMMLVFFFGLGASSILVALTRSPWQLAVALTLVGAFAAIYHPVGIPMLVQSAERPGRVIGVNGLAGNLGIAAAALSTGFLVKYFGWRSAFVVPGLVSIACGVAFARMAPRESAPPSKRAPRQVDLPAAVLARVFIVLTLTSTFGSLVFNFTTNGNGELLRERLAAVTRDPATLGMLLALVYAIGSVAQVVVGRLIDRVPLKPLFLAIVAAQIPLFALAVRAEGWALYVLAIAFMVFVFGAIPFTDALIVRYVDDRMRSRVAGMRLAIAFGISALAVWLLGPVVKANGFGFLLALLAGIALCSTLAILALPRKLPDKARVG, from the coding sequence ATGTCCCCGCCTCCGCCCCCGACCTCGCACACGACAGCGGCACCCGCCGCGCCGCTCGGCAGCGTTTCCGCGGCCGCCGCAGGCGCGACCGCCCCTTCGTCGCCGCTCCACGTCGCGCACGCGAGCCACACCGGCGCGGTCGCGCTGCTGCTCAACGTCGCGCACGCGCTCGACCACCTGATGCTGCTGGTGTTCGCCACCGCGGTCGGCGCGATCGCGGTCGATTTCGGGATCTCGCGCTGGGAAGACCTGATGCCGTTCGCGACCGGCGCGTTCGTGCTGTTCGGCCTGGGCTCGTTGCCCGCGGGCCGGCTGGGCGACCACTGGGGCCGGCGCGCGATGATGCTGGTGTTCTTCTTCGGCCTCGGCGCGTCGTCGATCCTCGTTGCGCTCACACGTTCGCCGTGGCAGCTCGCCGTCGCGCTGACGCTCGTCGGCGCGTTCGCCGCGATCTATCACCCGGTCGGCATCCCGATGCTGGTCCAGAGCGCGGAGCGGCCCGGCCGCGTCATCGGCGTGAACGGTCTCGCCGGCAACCTCGGCATCGCGGCCGCGGCGCTCTCGACCGGCTTCCTCGTCAAGTACTTCGGCTGGCGCAGCGCGTTCGTCGTTCCGGGACTCGTGTCGATCGCCTGCGGCGTGGCGTTCGCGCGCATGGCGCCACGGGAGAGCGCCCCGCCGTCGAAGCGCGCGCCGCGGCAGGTCGACCTGCCCGCCGCGGTGCTCGCGCGCGTGTTCATCGTGCTGACGCTCACCTCGACCTTCGGCTCGCTCGTGTTCAACTTCACGACCAACGGGAACGGAGAACTGCTGCGCGAGCGGCTCGCCGCCGTCACCCGCGATCCGGCGACGCTCGGCATGCTGCTCGCGCTGGTCTACGCCATCGGCTCGGTCGCGCAGGTCGTCGTCGGCCGGCTGATCGACCGCGTGCCGCTGAAGCCGCTGTTCCTCGCGATCGTCGCGGCCCAGATCCCGCTGTTCGCGCTCGCGGTGCGCGCCGAAGGCTGGGCGCTCTACGTCCTCGCGATCGCGTTCATGGTGTTCGTGTTCGGGGCGATCCCGTTCACCGACGCGCTGATCGTGCGCTACGTCGACGACCGGATGCGCTCGCGGGTCGCGGGCATGCGCCTCGCGATCGCGTTCGGCATCAGCGCACTCGCCGTGTGGCTGCTGGGCCCGGTCGTGAAGGCGAACGGCTTCGGCTTCCTGCTCGCGCTCCTCGCCGGCATCGCGCTCTGCTCGACGCTCGCCATTCTCGCGCTCCCGCGCAAGTTGCCCGACAAGGCCCGGGTCGGATAG
- a CDS encoding cobalamin B12-binding domain-containing protein, whose translation MNDLSIAQKPLVTRPTHKVRFVTAASLFDGHDASINIMRRILQASGCEVIHLGHNRSVEEIVDTALQEDAHGIAISSYQGGHVEYFKYMIDLLRERGAGHVKVFGGGGGVIVPSEIHELHEYGVARIFSPEDGQKLGLQGMINEIVAACDVDLAKDLPASLDALASSDRFERTRTLARLISGLEAGVVPAKTRDAILAAAAKSTAPVLGVTGTGGAGKSSLTDELIRRLRLDQDDRLQVAVISIDPSRRKSGGALLGDRIRMNAIGPWGKGPRVYMRSLATRDTGSEVSAALPDVIAACRCAGFDLVIVETSGIGQGDAAIVPLVDVPLYVMTPEYGAASQLEKIDMLDFAEFVAINKFDRKGAADALRDVAKQVQRNRQAFKQPPDAMPVFGTMASRFNDDGVTALYQALKPRLAALGLPLAEGRLPPVATRHSTHQHPVVPAARVRYLADIADTVRGYKRRARAQALLAREVQQLRESARMLHEADPERSGAKNTVLALADERDAKLDAGAKKLLAMWPETLKAYAGDDYVVKIRDKEIRTRLVHTTLSGNKIRKVALPPYEDHGELLKWLLLENVPGSFPYTAGVFAFKRENEDPTRMFAGEGDAFRTNRRFKLVSEGMPAKRLSTAFDSVTLYGADPDPRPDIYGKVGNSGVSIATLDDLKVLYSGFDLCAPNTSVSMTINGPAPTILAMFMNAAIDQQMEKFRADNGREPTDTEIAKIREWTLANVRGTVQADILKEDQGQNTCIFSTEFSLKVMGDIAEYFVHHNVRNFYSVSISGYHIAEAGANPISQLAFTLSNGFTFVEAYLARGMHIDDFAPNLSFFFSNGMDPEYTVLGRVARRIWAVAMKERYGANERSQKLKYHCQTSGRSLHAQEIAFNDIRTTLQALIATYDNANSLHTNAYDEAITTPTEESVRRAMAIQLVINREWGLAKNENPNQGAFVIDELTELVEEAVLAEFERIAERGGVLGAMETGYQRSKIQEESLHYEMLKHTGEYPIIGVNTFRNPAGDPVPEAIELARSTEDEKQSQLRRLHEFHQRHAGEAPAMLKRLQQAVIDNRNVFEVLMAAVRCCSLGQITAALFEVGGQYRRSM comes from the coding sequence ATGAACGACCTGTCGATCGCCCAGAAGCCGCTCGTCACGAGACCGACGCACAAGGTGCGCTTCGTCACCGCCGCGTCGCTCTTCGACGGCCACGACGCGTCGATCAACATCATGCGGCGCATCCTGCAGGCGTCGGGCTGCGAGGTGATCCACCTCGGGCACAACCGCTCGGTCGAGGAGATCGTCGACACCGCGCTGCAGGAGGACGCGCACGGCATCGCGATCTCCTCCTACCAGGGCGGGCACGTCGAGTACTTCAAGTACATGATCGACCTCTTGCGTGAGCGCGGAGCGGGCCATGTCAAGGTGTTCGGCGGCGGCGGCGGCGTGATCGTCCCCTCGGAGATCCACGAGCTGCACGAGTACGGCGTCGCGCGCATCTTCTCGCCCGAGGATGGGCAGAAGCTCGGCCTGCAGGGCATGATCAACGAGATCGTCGCAGCCTGCGACGTCGACCTTGCGAAGGACCTGCCGGCGAGCCTCGATGCGCTCGCCTCGTCCGACCGTTTCGAGCGCACGCGCACGCTCGCACGGCTCATTTCGGGACTCGAAGCCGGCGTGGTGCCCGCGAAGACGCGCGACGCGATCCTCGCCGCGGCGGCGAAGTCGACCGCCCCGGTGCTAGGCGTCACCGGCACCGGCGGCGCGGGCAAGAGCTCGCTCACCGACGAGCTGATCCGCCGGCTGCGGCTCGACCAGGATGACCGGCTGCAGGTCGCCGTGATCTCGATCGACCCGTCGCGGCGCAAGTCCGGCGGCGCGCTCCTGGGCGACCGCATCCGGATGAACGCGATCGGGCCCTGGGGCAAGGGCCCTCGCGTCTACATGCGCAGCCTCGCCACGCGCGACACCGGCAGCGAAGTCAGCGCCGCGCTGCCCGACGTGATCGCCGCGTGCCGCTGCGCCGGCTTCGACCTGGTGATCGTCGAAACCTCGGGCATCGGCCAGGGCGACGCCGCGATCGTGCCGCTGGTGGACGTGCCGCTGTACGTGATGACGCCCGAATACGGCGCGGCCAGCCAGCTCGAGAAGATCGACATGCTCGACTTCGCCGAGTTCGTCGCGATCAACAAGTTCGATCGCAAGGGCGCCGCCGATGCGCTGCGCGATGTGGCCAAGCAGGTGCAGCGCAACCGCCAGGCGTTCAAGCAGCCGCCCGATGCGATGCCGGTGTTCGGCACCATGGCCAGTCGCTTCAACGACGACGGCGTGACCGCGCTCTATCAAGCGCTGAAGCCGCGCCTGGCCGCGCTCGGCCTGCCGCTGGCCGAAGGCCGGCTGCCGCCGGTGGCCACGCGGCACAGCACGCACCAGCACCCGGTGGTGCCGGCGGCGCGCGTACGCTACCTGGCCGACATCGCCGATACCGTGCGCGGCTACAAGCGCCGCGCGCGCGCGCAGGCGTTGCTGGCGCGCGAGGTGCAGCAGCTGCGCGAGAGCGCGCGCATGCTGCATGAGGCCGACCCGGAACGCAGCGGCGCGAAGAACACCGTGCTCGCACTGGCCGACGAGCGCGACGCCAAGCTCGACGCCGGCGCCAAGAAGCTGCTCGCGATGTGGCCCGAGACGCTGAAGGCCTACGCCGGCGACGACTACGTGGTGAAGATCCGCGACAAGGAGATCCGCACGCGGCTGGTGCACACCACACTGTCGGGCAACAAGATCCGCAAGGTGGCGCTGCCGCCGTACGAAGACCACGGCGAGCTGCTGAAATGGCTGCTGCTCGAGAACGTGCCCGGCAGCTTCCCGTACACCGCCGGCGTGTTCGCGTTCAAGCGCGAGAACGAAGACCCGACGCGAATGTTCGCCGGCGAAGGCGACGCCTTCCGCACCAACCGGCGCTTCAAGCTGGTCAGCGAAGGCATGCCGGCCAAGCGGCTGTCGACCGCGTTCGACTCGGTCACGCTGTATGGCGCCGACCCCGACCCACGCCCCGACATCTACGGCAAGGTGGGCAACTCCGGCGTCAGCATCGCCACGCTCGACGACCTGAAGGTGCTGTACTCGGGCTTCGACCTGTGCGCACCCAACACCTCGGTCAGCATGACGATCAACGGCCCCGCGCCGACGATCCTGGCGATGTTCATGAACGCCGCGATCGACCAGCAGATGGAGAAGTTCCGCGCCGACAACGGCCGCGAGCCGACCGACACCGAGATCGCCAAGATCCGCGAGTGGACGCTGGCCAACGTGCGCGGCACCGTGCAGGCCGACATCCTGAAGGAAGACCAGGGCCAGAACACCTGCATCTTCTCCACCGAGTTCAGCCTCAAGGTGATGGGCGACATCGCCGAGTACTTCGTGCACCACAACGTGCGCAACTTCTACTCGGTGAGCATCAGCGGCTACCACATCGCCGAGGCCGGCGCCAACCCGATCAGCCAGCTCGCGTTCACGCTCAGCAACGGCTTCACCTTCGTCGAGGCGTACCTCGCGCGCGGCATGCACATCGACGACTTCGCGCCGAACCTGAGCTTCTTCTTCTCCAACGGCATGGACCCGGAGTACACCGTGCTCGGCCGCGTCGCGCGCCGCATCTGGGCGGTGGCGATGAAGGAGCGCTACGGCGCCAACGAGCGCAGCCAGAAGCTGAAGTACCACTGCCAGACCAGCGGCCGCAGCCTGCACGCGCAGGAGATCGCTTTCAACGACATCCGCACCACGCTGCAGGCACTGATCGCCACCTACGACAACGCCAACAGCCTGCACACCAACGCCTACGACGAGGCGATCACCACCCCCACCGAGGAGAGCGTACGCCGCGCGATGGCGATCCAGCTGGTCATCAACCGCGAGTGGGGTCTGGCGAAGAACGAGAACCCGAACCAGGGCGCGTTCGTCATCGACGAGCTGACCGAGCTGGTGGAGGAGGCGGTGCTCGCCGAGTTCGAGCGCATCGCCGAGCGCGGCGGCGTGCTCGGCGCGATGGAAACCGGCTACCAGCGCAGCAAGATCCAGGAGGAGTCGCTGCACTACGAGATGCTCAAGCACACCGGCGAATACCCGATCATCGGCGTCAACACCTTCCGCAACCCGGCGGGCGACCCGGTGCCCGAAGCCATCGAGCTGGCGCGCTCGACCGAAGACGAGAAGCAGTCGCAGCTGAGGCGGCTGCACGAGTTCCACCAGCGCCATGCCGGCGAGGCGCCGGCGATGCTCAAGCGCCTGCAGCAGGCGGTGATCGACAACCGCAACGTCTTCGAGGTCTTGATGGCCGCCGTACGCTGCTGCTCGCTCGGCCAGATCACCGCGGCGCTGTTCGAAGTGGGTGGCCAGTACCGCAGAAGCATGTGA
- a CDS encoding AMP-binding protein: MSTSSSHAAFKAARDFLLEHRSDYARAYTGFAWPRLDEFNWALDWFDVIARGNDAPALWIVEEDGRQERCTYAQLSERSSRVANWLRTLGVRRGERILLMLGNERPLWEAMLAAMKLGAVVVPATTLLTEDDLRDRFDRGQVRHVIANAAHAPKFAALGGGFTRIAVGATAGTTPQGWQRFDDAYAASADFSADAPTLASDPLLLYFTSGTTSKPKLVPHSHETYPAGHLSTMYWIGLQPGDVHLNISSPGWAKHAWSCFFAPFNAQACVFIYNYARFNADALLGVLQQHGVSVMCAPPTVWRMLIQADLARWQGLKLRELVGAGEPLNPEVIERVRAAWGITIRDGYGQTETSCQIGNSPGQPLKEGSMGRPLPGFAIELIDADGRPADEGEVCLKLDPRPTGLMLGYAGDAEKTAEVMRDGRYRTGDVAQRDADGYITYVGRADDVFKASDYRISPFELESVLIEHPAVAEAAVVPSPDPLRLAVPKAFIALRAGHTANQELAKDILAFCRDKLAPYKRIRRIEFAELPKTISGKIRRAELRKAEAAQRAEGTRVAGEFFEDDWKD; encoded by the coding sequence ATGAGCACTTCTTCCTCCCACGCCGCCTTCAAGGCGGCTCGCGACTTCCTGCTCGAGCACCGCAGCGACTACGCCCGGGCCTATACCGGCTTCGCGTGGCCCAGGCTCGACGAATTCAACTGGGCGCTCGACTGGTTCGACGTGATCGCGCGCGGCAACGATGCGCCGGCGCTGTGGATCGTCGAGGAAGACGGGCGACAGGAGCGCTGCACCTACGCACAGCTGTCCGAGCGCTCGAGCCGCGTCGCCAACTGGCTGCGCACGCTCGGCGTGCGCCGCGGCGAGCGCATCCTGCTGATGCTCGGCAACGAGCGGCCGCTGTGGGAGGCGATGCTCGCGGCGATGAAGCTCGGCGCGGTGGTGGTGCCGGCGACGACGCTGCTCACCGAGGACGACCTGCGCGACCGCTTCGACCGCGGCCAGGTGAGGCACGTGATCGCCAACGCGGCGCACGCGCCGAAGTTCGCCGCGCTCGGCGGCGGCTTCACGCGCATCGCGGTGGGGGCGACGGCCGGTACCACGCCGCAGGGCTGGCAGCGCTTCGACGACGCCTACGCGGCCAGCGCCGACTTTTCGGCCGACGCGCCGACTCTGGCGAGCGACCCGCTGCTGCTGTACTTCACGTCGGGCACCACCAGCAAGCCCAAGCTGGTGCCGCACTCGCACGAGACCTACCCGGCGGGCCACCTGTCGACGATGTACTGGATCGGCCTGCAGCCCGGCGACGTGCACCTGAACATCTCGTCGCCCGGCTGGGCCAAGCACGCGTGGAGCTGCTTCTTCGCGCCGTTCAACGCGCAGGCGTGCGTGTTCATCTACAACTACGCGCGCTTCAACGCCGACGCGCTGCTCGGCGTGCTGCAGCAGCACGGCGTCAGCGTGATGTGCGCACCGCCCACCGTGTGGCGCATGCTGATCCAGGCCGACCTCGCGCGCTGGCAGGGCCTGAAGCTGCGCGAGCTGGTCGGTGCCGGCGAGCCGCTGAACCCCGAGGTGATCGAGCGCGTGCGCGCCGCCTGGGGCATCACGATCCGCGACGGCTACGGCCAGACCGAGACGAGCTGCCAGATCGGCAACAGCCCGGGCCAGCCGCTGAAGGAAGGCAGCATGGGCCGGCCGCTGCCCGGCTTCGCGATCGAGCTGATCGACGCCGACGGCCGCCCGGCCGACGAAGGCGAGGTCTGCCTGAAGCTCGACCCGCGCCCCACCGGCCTGATGCTGGGCTACGCCGGCGACGCCGAGAAGACCGCCGAGGTGATGCGCGACGGCCGCTACCGCACCGGCGACGTCGCGCAGCGCGACGCCGACGGCTATATCACCTACGTCGGCCGCGCCGACGACGTGTTCAAGGCGTCCGACTACCGCATCAGCCCGTTCGAGCTCGAATCGGTGCTGATCGAGCACCCGGCGGTGGCCGAAGCCGCGGTGGTGCCAAGCCCCGACCCGCTGCGCCTGGCGGTGCCGAAGGCGTTCATCGCGCTGCGCGCCGGCCACACGGCGAACCAGGAGCTGGCCAAGGACATCCTCGCGTTCTGCCGCGACAAGCTGGCGCCGTACAAGCGCATCCGCCGCATCGAGTTCGCCGAACTGCCCAAGACCATCTCCGGCAAGATCCGCCGCGCCGAGCTGCGCAAGGCCGAGGCGGCGCAGCGCGCCGAGGGCACGCGCGTGGCCGGCGAGTTTTTCGAGGACGACTGGAAAGACTGA